CAGGTAAGTAAACGGTTTAGATTCGTGAGAACTATGAGTAATTTTTCACTTTTTACAGCAAGCGGAACACTTCTGCAACAGCATCGGTATACTGCAACAGTGCTCGGTTCCGAGCAAATTCCCGGGCTTCGAACGGACCGGTTCCCAGACGCCTCAGCAAAACCAACAGGAAGATTACGCGCAACTCTTCTCCACATTGATCTCGCGATGCGCCAAGGACATCGACACGCTAATTGAATCTCTGCCCAGCGAGGAAAGTTCCATCGAACTGCAGGTGCAGGCCCTGAAGCGGCTGGAAATCGAAAATCAGGAACGAGCGGAAAAGCTCGAAGAAGTGGTCCGGAAAGGGGAACTTCTGCTCGAGAAGATCCAGGCGGCCCTGAGTGATATCGCGCAATCCCAGCTCGATATGCAGTATTCGTCGTCGCCCAAAAAGCAATGACTCTCAGCCACAAAAGCAACAGTTTCCGGCAGTGGACGGATGGAACCGTGTTTCGTTCGGCCAACTGCCGTTGCAGCCACTGATACT
The genomic region above belongs to Aedes albopictus strain Foshan unplaced genomic scaffold, AalbF5 HiC_scaffold_98, whole genome shotgun sequence and contains:
- the LOC109402850 gene encoding mediator of RNA polymerase II transcription subunit 21, which produces MADRLTQLQDTVNQQAEHFCNSIGILQQCSVPSKFPGFERTGSQTPQQNQQEDYAQLFSTLISRCAKDIDTLIESLPSEESSIELQVQALKRLEIENQERAEKLEEVVRKGELLLEKIQAALSDIAQSQLDMQYSSSPKKQ